The sequence below is a genomic window from Physeter macrocephalus isolate SW-GA unplaced genomic scaffold, ASM283717v5 random_1392, whole genome shotgun sequence.
tcaaaaggcACTGTTAAGAGATTGAAAAGTTGAGATGGGGGGGAGATATTCATAGTACAAATATTCAAAACAGAATCCTTACCCAGAATGGGTAACAAGCTCCTACAGATCATTAAGAAAAAGGCATAGAAAAGAGGCAGAAGCACTGAAGAGACACACATCTTCACAAAGGAAGATGCCagtggggacttccttggtggtccagtggttaagactctgtgctcccaatgcaggggtccaggggttcgatccctggtcagggagctagatcccacacgctgcaacgaagatcctgactgctgcaactaaagacccggtgcagccaaataaataaatattaaaaaggaagatgaCAATGGCCAGTAACTTCATTCTTAAGGAAAGTGCTGCACCAGGCGGTGACAGGCCGTAGGCAGTGTGGGCGCAGACACACTGGAGCCAGGGCACAGCCACCCCGGAAGACTGTTGGGTAGTGTCCTCTAGAGCTGGACAAACACCTCTGACCCCACAACTCTCCAAGAGCGCCAAAAGAAATGTTccagaatgttcatagcatcactcGGAAGAGCTGCAaactggaaatgacccaaatCTCCATCCACAGGAAAGCGATGCACAGGTCACACATGGACCACCCTCAGCGGCGAGGTTGACCAACACAGCCTCAGCCACCGAGTCCAGAGCCTGACGAGGAGCAGGGAAGAGGACCGTGGATGAGTCGAAGACAGAGAGCATGGGTGCTGGTCTCTGCCGCGTTCCGGCACAGAGTGCCTGAAAACCTGGGAATTGCCTGCTGAGAGCacaggagcatcttttgttctaatgaggctcCTGTGGGGGCTGGTCACCAAAAGACCAAGCCTGATGAGAAGCGTGGAGTTTTCAGCCCCGCCCCCATCCTCTTGAGAAAGGAGAGGGGCTGAAAATGGGGTTAGTAATCCATCATGGCGGTGTGAAGAAGTCTCCACAAAATCCCGAGCGCTGGAGATGGGTGGAGCCGCGTCCACGCCCCTTCCCACGAAGCCCTGCCCATCTCCCAACCTGGACCCTCACCTGCATCCTTCATCCTactctttctcttttataatgAACTGGTGAGCGTTAGTGAATTTCTCCCTGAGTTCTCTGAGTtcctctagcaaattaattgaatccAGGGGGCAGTGGGTCGTGGAAAGCTCACATTTGTAGCCAAGTTGGACAGAAGTGGTGGGTGACCTGGGGACCTGCTCCTTGCCATTGGCGTCTGAAGTTGGGGGCAGTCTGTGGGACTGAGCCCCTAAGCATCTCCAGATATTATCAGAATTGAGTTAACCTGTCGGACACGCAGCTGGTGTCACCGAATTGCCTGGcgtgggacccccccccccgccacacacacacttttggcGACCAGTAAAGGAGACTCACAGGAGAGACACAGGAGGGAAACCTGGGTTTTCCCAACACACAGAGGCAGCGAGGAGAGACCCCAGACCAGGCTTGCCCACCGTGGCAGCCGAGAACGCCACCCGACCTCGCTCTTCCGGGGTGACTCGGCCTCCTCCACTCGAAGCCTCGGCTGTCGTGGTCCCCACCTGCCCAGTCTCAATCCCCTGGACCCTCCTCAGAGGCCACCCTCCTCTCCACTCTAGGTCCTTCTTAAGATGTGTTGCTGTCAGAAATGATCCTGTTTACCTGTTAGCTTCGATGTTTGCTGTCCAACCCCCCTACTCCCTCCTGTGTCCCCAGCGGGAGGGGTGTGTGTCACAATGACCAGGCTGGGGATAGGCAGCACCAGCCTCGAGGGCAGGATGGCTCCGAGCAGGGCCTTGGGGGTccaactctgccacttgctagctgtgtggctATGGACAACtcactcaccctctctgtgcctcaccaAGCTCAACTGTGAAAGAGGGTCCTCCTGGCGTCCCTCTCAGGATGGACACATTTTGGAAAAGTGCTCAGGGGACTGGCAGGGTGGTGCCTGAAAGGGGCTGTTCTCAGAGGCCATGTCTCCTGCCCGGCTCCTCCTGGTGACCTGCAGGTGGCAGCACCAGACCCCTGTTCCCCGAGAGACAGACTGCGTTGCCACCCCCGCCTTGGGCCCCGCTTGCAGGAGCCTAGGTCGGGAGAGGTGCTGGCAGGAGTGACCCGCTCTCCCATGACCCCTCCCAGCCCTCTTCAGAGGCCCACTCCCATGTGGGTGCCTCCACTGTGAGCCCTCAAGGACCCCGCTTGTCTCCCAAGCCCCACCGGCAGCTTCACAGTGCTGCCAGGGGCGGGGCCAGAGCAGGGAGGCGCAAACCCTGACCCAGGTTGGCAGTGGCCACGTCCAAATGACCTCTAGGAACATTCCAGGACCAGTCACTTCCTGGCTCATCGCTCTGTGGCTCCCTCTGTTCCCCACAGGTGTCAGGGTAAAGCTCTGAGACCCAGAAGCACCTGGGCTGGTCTTGGGGGGCCGCCAGCAGGCGAGGTGGCAGGAGGAGCCGGGAGGGCTGAGTCTTCACAGTGGGCAGGAGCGCTTTGAGGGGAAAGGGCGGCCTTCGGCCAGGACGGGCAGCAGAGTAGCCTTCAGCTTGGGAAAGGGAGGTCCTGTGGGCCTGACTGCTGGTCAGCGTTCTCTGACTGGCGTCTGACCTGACCAGGAAGGCGTCCCTCACGTCGCTGGCAGCCCCTCAAATGCCATCTATTTGTGGCCTGTACCCTGCCGCCTGGCAGGAGACATGTGACTGCGGGGCTGTGGTATTTTGGGCAATGGGGGTGGGGCGTGCGTGGCGAGCCCTGCACCATGCCGCTCTGGGACAGGCAGCTTGGATGCCCAGCTCCGCTGCCCCGGCTGGCTGTGGGGTCCCAGGTACAGTACTGTCAGCCCCTCATTCCCACCCTAAGGGGTCCCAAGGCAGACAGCCCCCACAGGGACCTCCCCTAGGACCAGAGAGGAGGACAAGGTGCAGCGGGGTCAGGAAGCCACAGTGCCCTGGTCTCAAGGCGCCTCCATCTCCGGACTTGCCTGGCCAGAGTGACCTCCCACCGCCCTGGGTCCAGTGGCAGCTGACCAAGGGCCAAAGGGCAGCCCCCTGCAGGGGGCTGAGAGGTTAGGGGCTGTCAGCCAGGTAGGGTTGCCTTAGTTCACTGAGACGCAGCGGGGGGACCTTTGCCGGCCGGGCAGATCTGGTCCGGGGCACAGACACTGAGGATGGCCCCAGGGGGGCTGGTGGAAATCAGGAGGCTCATTTCTGTTCTGGGACCTCCTGCCCAggcaggggcagagccaggctctCCCTGATGACCCCTGAGTGGGCTCTGGCCAGCACTAGCTTGACCTTGGGAAGCTCAGAGGAAGCCCAGCAGTCTGTTCCAGCCAAGGCTGGTGGAAGGTCATCACCAAAGACGGGTCACCTGCTGGACACTGCGGCTCCTCCCCCCGTGGCCAGCTGCCACCTGAGGCATGTTGGGATAGCCTAGTGCTGACTATCGCCCAGGTAAACTGAGCCCTGCTGGGTGGTCCTTGAAATGGGCTTTGCTATATAGATTTGGCCTCGGTACCAACAACTCTGCAGGAAAGCTGGAGGCTGACCCAGCTGAACAGAAAGTGCATAACGTCGTGGAGGAAAACTCCTCCTGGGGAAGAAAGCTCAAACATGAGGAACCCTATTCTTCAGTGACCATCACTAACGTGAATGCAGGACTGTAGCAACATGTCACTGTAACGTTATCATCTGCGGTCAGTTTGGGAGCAGGGCAAGTGGCTTTCGGATGTTCTAGCTCCAGGAAGCCATCAGGTTTGAGATCAGCACAGCTTCCCTCTGGATTCTCtgtttgttctgctttctttcaGGACAGAGATGGAGTGCTGGCCCCTGAGCCAGGGAGGCATGGGATGCCCcagggggcaggtggggtgggggcagtgtgTGCCGGCCAGGGCCCCGGGCCTGGGCCCGTGAAGAGCCTGGTCTGTGGTTCACGTGCCTCTGCTGACCCAGAATGGAGAACTTCCAGTACAGCGTCCAGCTGAGTGACCAGGACTGGGCTGAGTTTTCAGCCGCTGCCGAAGAGTGTGGCCTCCTGCAGGCCGGCCTGGCCTCTGGGGATGAGCTCTTGTCCAGTGACACTGACCAAAGGGACAGCAGTGGCAGCAGCCCCCCAGGGCCCCCGCCCCTTCCTGAGGGGCAGCTGGCTCCCAGGGGGAATGACTGGCCCAGCTCTGAGGAGGAGGACGAGGCAGCCACCCGGCAGCTGGTCAGCAGGTCTTGGCGTGAGTCCGTGCTGGCCCCAGAGGCCGGTCAGCAGATGCCCAGCACGTCCGTGCGGTCAGGAGCTCGGCCGTCCCTCAGCCCTGGTGCTGCCCCTCTGGCCCAGGGCTCATCCCTCCTGGGGCCAGTGTCTTCCAGAGGCGAGAGGCAGAGGCTTCTGCAGGGCCCAGCCCCCCGGGGCCTTGCCGCTACTGCCCCTGGCGAGCCCGCTCGGAGCCCCGATTCCCCCGGCGGCAGCGCTGCCCCCCAGAGGCCCCCTGGCAGCCCTGGAGCCCTGCTGCGCAGCCCCAGCCGAAAGAAGAGGCGGGCTGCGGGCACCACGGTGGGTGGGCACTTGGgtgacccaggccctgcccccacccagctgGGCTCGTTACTGCTCGCTGAGGCCGGGGCCGAGGACGGCCTTGGCCTGGCTGGGTCCGGGGGGAAGGGCCTCCGGGTGGGgaccacagggcagacagcaggagcTGGGCAGGTCAAGCTGGGGCCAGAGTCTCCAGAAGCCCCTGAGCAGGCGGCCAGGCAAGGGCCAGGTGTGGATCTGTCTACATCTGTCCCTACCACTGAGCAGGGTACAGACCTAATCGGAATGACCCTCAGAACTGAGCCACGCACTGTGTCCACGCTTGACCTGGAGGCTTCTCTAGATGTCACAATGGCTAAGTCAGACGTGGCTTTGTCCGCACCCACCTCCGAGCCTCAACCCGATGAGCCTCTGTCTACACCTGCCTCCAAGCCTAGACTGGATGTGGGCCTGCTTATGCCAGGCCCAGGGGTCCAGCTGGACGTGGAGTCACCTATGCCTGTCTCAAAGGCTATTCCACGTACAGCTCTGCCTCACCTGGCTTCTGAGGCTGGGTCTGATGTGGGTGTGTCTACACCTGCTCCCATCCCCGAGGCTGGGCCTGACATGGTGGAGCTGGAGGTTGCCCCAGTGGCCAAGCTGGGTTTGAGCCCTATTCGGTCTCCAGAGGGGGGCCGACAGAAGCCTAGAGGGGAGCCCTCAGCAGGTGCGCCTGGACGCCACACTGGGGAGCCCCCGCTAGGCCCTATCCAAGCCCCCAAGAAGAAGAAAGTGCGGTTCTCCATGGCTGTGCCCAGCTCCGAGGAGCCAGGGTCAGGAGAGGCCTCGGGCCCAGCCTTCCCAGCCACAGCCCCCAGGACAGCAGCTGGGGGCCACagggcgtctggagcctgggaCGCTGTGGCAGTTGGGCCCCAGACACCCCAGCCTCGGATCCTGAAGCACCTGCCTTCCCCCGCCCCCTCTGCCTCAGCGGGGCCTGagcccagctgctgctgctttgaGGTGACCCTCCCCGAAGCCTATGAGTTCTTCTTTTGTGACACCATCGAGGAGGACCATGAAGATGTcgaggaggaagcagaggctagCCAGGCTCTGGCCGAAGTCCAGTGGCCGGGTGTGTGCGAGTTCTTCTTCCAGGATGGCCAAACCCAGAGGTCGAGGCACCGGGAAGGccgctcccaggccccacccctccaggctgAGCCTGTGCCGGCCCCTCCACCAGGAGACCCCATACCCATCTCCATCGCCGAGGCCTATGAACACTTCCTCGGGGAGGACATGTCAGGGGGCATGCTGGGGCCGGCTGCCCTTCTCCAGATGCAGGCCATGGAGCCCCCCAGGTCAGTCCCCTGGGAAGTGGGGACCGGCACCCCACCAGGGCCTAGCCTAGCCTCAGCGGAGCAGCTTACCCCGGCCATCAGGCCAGCAGGTGTGTGTTGCGGGGACCTCACGGCCTGTCCAGGACCTGGGTACACAAAGTCCAGGGAGTTGGGCCAAGAGGGCCATTGGGGAGGGGAAGCCAGGACCCTGGGTTGTGAGCTGGTGGGGGCCCTCAGGGATGAACTGGGCAGGAAGGACCAGCTCCTGGCCATCCCAGGACCCGGTCCAGGTGGGGCAGCCCCGGTCGAGCAGGGCTTTGGCTCCACACTGACCGTCGCCCTGTGTTCAGGCCCAGGTAACAGCAGTGCCTGCCCCCAGCCTGTAGCAGGCAGGCGTTGGGGCAGCTCCAGCTCAGGCCGTGCTGCTGCCAGAGCAGGCTCGCATTCCCCTGGAAGATATTTTACAAACCAGGAAACGGTGCCCCAGACGTACTCGCCCAAGTCAGCCTGACTCAGCTATGCCACATGCTACCGTGGGTCGTGGGCCAAAGGTATCACGAGGAGGATGTGACTCAGGACAGACATGTCTCAGGACAGACATGGCCAGGAGAGACGTGTCCCAGGGCAGGTGCGTCTGAGTGGGACAACAGCAGGAGCTCAGGACATGCTTCTCTTTCCTAGAGGAACCCCGGGGTCCCCTCACCTCGTTTACCTTCAGCCAGAATGACATGTGCCTGGTGTTTGTAGCCTTCGCTACCTGGGCTGTGAGAACATCAGACCTGCAAGCCCCAGACGCCTGGAAAACAGGTTTGTgggcccggggggcggggggctggtgTCTAGAAGTCAAACGGAGGAGCAGTGGTGGTGTCCCAGCTGCTGGGCCAGCAGGGATGAGGGGCACATGGGGAGGCGCAGGTGTCTCCCCTGACGGATCTCCTGCGTTGCTGACCCACTCTCGCCCCGCCGGCCTCCTCCCATACTTTGAGAACCCCGCCgtggggatggagggtggggacCAGGCCGGAACGGAGCCGGCGCTCAGGAGCTCTCGCGCTTCTCTTGCAGTTCTGCTGGCCCACATCGGTACCATCTCCGCTATCCGGTACTTCCGCCGGCAGGTGGGGCAGGGGCGCCGCAGCCCCAGCTCCTAGGACCCAGGCTCCGCCCAGGAAGACGCAGGACGAGGAAGTGTCCACAGGTGCTCAGGAGGAGGGGCTGCCCTCAGGCTTTGCCCTTTGACCCTTGTGTTCTGCGGCGTCCAGGAAGGAGCCTGCGTCCTTGGTCCTGGCTCCCTTGGACTCCACACGAGGGTCCAGCCAGTGGCCGAGGCTGTGCTCCACACTTGGGAGTGGGGAGATTCTGGAAGGCTGGGAGGGTAGGCCAAGCAGGGAGCTGGTTAGTGAGGTGCCAGATTAGCAATAAAAAACACAAGGTGTCCAGCGAAACTGGAATCTCAGACACGCAGTATGAGACCCACTTACGCTAAGGAATTATTTGTGGTTTATCTGAAACCAGAGTTAACTGGAGTCCTAATCCTATGTGGTTATCCTGTTGGAGGGAGGGCTATGATGGGGCTTCAGAGCAGCAGCGAGGCCCCAGCTGGAGATCTGGGCAGAGGGCCTTGAGGCTGGGAGGCGGCGTCCCAGGGACCCTCTGCCCTGTTTTATAAGTGGGCTGGGCCGTTGGAGGCCTCTGAGGCCTCTCTAACCCCTGAACCCCAGGGGTCTGTGGTCAAGACCTCCTTGGCTTGACCTCCCGAGATGGGGAGCAGGTACCCAGCGGGGCCCTGCGGGCTGGGGGTCTGAGGGCAGAGCCTGGAGCCCCTCCTCTGGGGAGCCCTGGAGGAGGTGCAGAGTCAGAAGGCAAGGGGCTCAGGTTGAGGGACGGGACACCTGGGTTCGCCCAGGGCTGACAGGAGCCGGAGGTGCGACAGGAAGGTGGGCGGGGTGCGGACAGTAGTGGAGCAAGGGGGCTGCCAGACCAGGTGCTGGGTGGGCGTCCAGCTCCGAGGCAGCACATACAGGGTCCCCGGGACGCAGGAGACTCCTGGCTGTTCAGGACAGAATGCGTGGACACACAGCGTCAAtaaaatctctttctttcttgtttagtCTCTTGCCGGTTTCCCCCGACCATCTCTCTCCCATGCGCCCAGGCCACCTTCTTGCCTCTGCTTGTGATGTCTCAGACCCTTGTGCCCTCTGGCCTCACGTACTCTGACTCTCGCTAACCTGACTTTCTCAGCCCTCTGACCTTTACACCTGTGccagcctccctctcccaggTGAAACCCCTACCCCGAGTCCCCTCCCTCATTCCTTCCCTGAGAGGCAGGCCGAGGTTGGGCCCCTCTGGGCGTCCAGTCACCTTGGCCAAGGTGTCTTGAGGATGAGGCCCTCCGGACCCCTCAAGAGCCCAGGGTAACTCAGGGTTCTGGAGGCCCCCTCCACCTGCTGGGGTCAGACCCTGACTCCATACTGGGTGCCTGTGGCCCCACTAAAAAGCCCCAGGTCCTGCTTCAGCCCCTCCTGCAGGCTCGACGCAGGCAGGTGGTCCCGAGAAGCGGCCTCCTGGTGGCCATCAGATCCACTGGACGAGCCCGCCTTCAGCCTGAGGTGCTCCTCGAGGCCACCGCTGGTGGGAAGGTGACAGAGCTTTGTCCCAGACATTGTCGTAGCTTCTTGGGGGGCAGCCGtctggtggggagggcagaggtgcATGTGCTTTCAGGAAGCAACACCCAGAGCTTTCCCAGGAAGAGGCAGGGCCCTCACTCACCTGGGGGAGGTGGCGGGGGCTCGGGCGCAACTTCCCTCGCAGGAGAGACCTGGGGACCCCGACGACAAGTCTGAGGGATGGGCCCTCGGACGGGCTTGGCGGCCAGCTCAGGGACCTGCcggaccccacccccacctttcctcttgcccccacccccttcctgccGCTGCCCCGTCCTTGGTCTCCGcccatcctcccttccccccgTGTCCATCTCTCCTGCTCCTTCAGGGTCCCAGGAGGCCCCACGCGGTCTCCTCTCCCCCCACTGCAGCACCCCTCGCCCGGGGTGGGGGCTGCTACTCACAAGCTGAGGGGAGCCTGGGGGCCGGGACCCCCGGCCCTTGATGGAGCCGCGATGCCGCTGAGAGGCTCGGGCCTGCGGGACTCCCTTCTCGGAGAGCAAGTGGGGGCCGGAGAGTCCAGAGCTGGGCTCAGAGACAGGCACGGACACGGGGACCAAGGGGAATGGCCTCGAGGGCTCAGGTCCGAGCGAGCTCTGCGTCGCACTGAGGAACTGTCGGGAGAGCGTTGGTGACcgaggccctgggctgggaccTCCGTGCAGCTGAGGGGCCCCCGCCCCAGAAAGCCCCTTAGCCTCCCGCGGCAGCCTGAGCAGATCGCAGGCTTCAGGCACCCTCTCAACCTCAGGCTGTGGCCACGTCCAGCTCTTTCTGTCACCCAGCAGGGGACTGACCTTGTCCAGGTCCTGGACGTCTGTGACCCTGCGGTGGGAAGTGGCAGGTGGTGTGTAGGGGTCAGCGTAGAGCGGGGAGTGCGGTGTCTCCAGAGAATGGTCTGCGGCCTCCGGGCCATCCTCCAGCCTCAACTACAGGCAAGAGACAGAACAGACAGAATCGACGGAGCTGGAAGCGGCCAAGCCCTCCCTTCTCTGGGCAAGAGGCCTCTGGGTGGCTCCAGGACCGAGGAGGCCGGAGAGatggagggcgggagggagagccATGCCTGGAGCCGGGGTCAGTGTGCTGGGCCCACCTTGGTCAGGTCCAGGTGCAGTGGGGTGGCTGGGCCGGGCCCCTCGCCCTGGGCTTTGCTCCTGGGTGATCGGTTGCTGCCGGCCCGTCTCAGCTTTGCCTTGTGCCCACCGACGCTGGGGCAGCCAGGGCTGCCTTGCTCCTGTGGGGACCAAGGACCTTCCAGAAGGTTCCCCGGGGCCCTCTCCCACATACCCCTCTGAGGCTACACAGAGCCCCTCTGGTCTGAGTCCCCTCCCCTGAGGAACTAGGGCCCCACTTGCAGTGGGGTCCCCAACACAGACTCGCCTCAGTGTCCCCCGCCCCCTTCCTCTGCCCGTTCCCCCCCAGATACTCACTGGTGCGGGCCGGGCAGGGCAGCCTCTGGTGGACTCAGGCGTGGAGTGGCTGGTGCGGTTGGAGCCGGGTGCTGGGCACCCCGAGTCCCAGCTGGTCCGTCCGTCAGAGGAGAGTGAGCCTCGGCCACCGCCCACAGCCTGGGCAGCCGGAGGTGGGTAAGGGTGAGCCGGATGGcagggcccctccccccaccgccccgtgCCCAGGCCCACCCTCCTGTTTCACTGCTGCCCGGCGGCACCTCCCCTGCTGACTCCTCACCTGCGGGGGCGCCTGCAGCCCCGGGAAGCTCTCGGGGCCGGGCGGTGGGGAGGCCCCGTCCCCGCGGCAGACCGTCTGCAGGCAGAGCAGCCAGTGGCCATAGTCCTCGTAGCTGGCGCACACCACACGGATGGTGTTGATGAGACGGCCTGGCACACAGATGCCGTGAGGGGGCCTGGCAGGCAGGGTGCCCCCTGCAGAGCCCCGGTGCAGAGCTGCGTGCCCGCTAGGCTCAAGCCCTGTCTCCCAGGCCTGGACTCTGCCCACCTTCGATCAGGAAAGAGCGGatctgtttctccctctcctccaggtTGATGTGGATGGCGCTGAGCGGGAGCTCCCCCTGCGGGAAACCCGGGGGCCGAGGCCTTAGTCAGGGGAAGCAACCCTTGCACCCACTGCTCCGTCTTGTCCTCCCAGCTGGGTGGGCGCTCGGACGCCGGGCAGTAGAGGGCAAGGCAGGTCCAAGGCCGACCCCCGTGGGAGGCCAGGCACTCCCCGCCTGTCCTTGGGGGTGCCTTCGCCCCCGTCTCCAGGTGGGGCCTTTGCCAGCCAATGGCCGACACGACTGGTCGGGGACTGGTCCCCTGGGCCACCCGCtaagatgggggtgggtgggaaggggtCACGAGGAAGCCCCCTGTGTGTTTCTCAGTGACTGAAAGCCATGATCACCCCCAGAGTAGAATGTACCCCGATGCACGTGACACTCGCTCTGGCCCCAAAGGACCTTCACACCCACGCCCGGGcccacacgtgcacacgcacacgcacaagCCTCAGGCACCCAGAAGATGCCCGCTCAGAGGTATAGGCCCCTTTTAGGGGCACTAGGGGCCCCCATGCCACCCACCCCAGGTGATGGGTCTCCTGGTGCCTGAGGACCCTCTAGGATGACACGGGATGCTGAGGCAGGGCACCCACCTTCCTTGCCCACGTCAGGCTAAGACCAGACTGACCAGGGCAgcgggctgggtgggtggggccgGTGCTATCTGTCCCAACAGGCCCCGAAATACAGGTTCCTCCTGAgctgctgccccctcccacccccacgcAGAGGGCGCGTCCCTGGGGCGGGCCCACAGTGGGGCGGGGCCCACCTTAAAGCAAAGCCCGTCTGCTTCCTCGGAGAAGATGGCCAGGGAGGCCGGGTACAGGACCAGGAGCCCGTCCCGCTGCTCCTGTGGGGGGGGTCACCGGGCGGGGCAGGGTCTCCAGCAGCACACGCCCAGGGCCCCCACCTGCTGcctgcacccctcccccgcctccgCCCGCCTCTGCGCCCCTCCACCCACCTGCGAGGGCAGATGCTGCAGCTTGACCCGTGAGGCACAGATGGCGGTGCCCGCCACCTGGAGCCCTGATGCCGTCCGCAGCGGCGTCAGCCTGCGCTGCAGAGTCCAAGGGAGCTGGTTCTCAGGGGGGCCCTGGTAGAAGGGGGTcaggggcaggaagaggagagTGGGGATGGGAAGGGGCGTGGGGTTCCCAGCACTGACCTGCGGGGGTGCTGGGGGGCAGCGCGGCACCCCGCCCACGAGGGCTATCTGCTTCTCCAGGTGGTAGAGCCAGCGGTCCAGCTCGGCCTGGCTGGGGCACAGCACAAGAAGGGGGGCGGGCAGCGGGCCTGCGGAGGGGGCAGAGTAGGCTAGGCCAGCGGCCACCGGAGAGGCTCCTCAAGGGTTGGGGGGAGCCACTGATGACCACACGCACAGCTCTGGAGGCCCCCGACCCGCTGCCCTCCGCCCCCGCCCGGCATACGCACGTGTGCCCATCAGAGGAAAAGCCAGGGCCCCTCAACATGCTCCGAGCCCCGCCAAGGTCCTGGGGCCCGGTCAACGGCCAGGTTCACCGAGCAGCCTCAGTGCTCTCGCCTTCCTGAGGCCCAGGTCAGCACAGGCAGCGCCCCCTTGCCCCTGCGCACCTTTGATCTGGAAGGCGTGCTCTCTGGATCCCTCGAGCCGGGAGACGCTCAGCTCCACCAGTGGTAACAGCCCCTACCAGAGCACAGCGGGAGGAACGGGCTGGGGGACCCCCGAGCAGGGCTGGGCCAGTGCCTCCCAAGGGGCTGCCCTCTCACTCCCCCCCAGCTCCGCCCTCTGCCATTTCCCCGCACCTGGAAAGTGAGTCCTTCGGAACCATGGGCCTGGAAGTagaggtgggaggggaagagTTCCAGAAAGCAGTCGCTGAtgtcctgggggagggtggggccaGGGTCTGAGGGCTGCGGGCAGGCCCCAGCGCGGCCCTCAAGCATGCCCCTCCCGGCCCGGCCCCCACCTGGCTGTGCTGGAAACGCAGCTGGACCTTGGTGTAGTGCACAACCGCGCCCAGGCTCCTCACGGGCGCCCTCCACTGCCCTGCCTTGAACACACGCAGGAAAGGCTGCTCCAGGTCTTCTGGCTGGCTCTCCAGGCTCGGGATGTTCTGGAGTGGGGGCAGAGCTcaggggagggggcctggccAGCGGCCAGCAGCCCTGGCCCGCAGTCTCACAATACACGGGTTAAGAAGGCACACGCAGCATCACACGTGTGTACAGAACCCTGTACACACTCACAGCCTCTTCACACGAAAACAatgcagaacacacacacacacacacacacacacacacacagcctccatGCTGGTCACAGAACTCTGTGGTCTAGTTTTGGAGTCATCGAGGTTTCAATTCAACGGAAGTACAACCCTTAGCTTCGCTATTTCCTTACTGTGTTCCCGTACTTTGGTTACTCAACCTCCCAAGACTTGTTGGTCAGAAGGGTTTTCGGGTGTCCAGGTGAGACAATGCTCGAGTCCCTCCCACACCTCAGGGTTGGCTACTGACATTTTAACACTTGGTTCTACCAAGGAAGTGGGGGGCTGATTTGTAGCCTTTGCCAATTTCCCTGGTGTAAGTAGTCCCGTCACAGTCCATTTCAAGCCACCAGCACGCTGCCACACGCCCCCAATC
It includes:
- the PLEKHN1 gene encoding pleckstrin homology domain-containing family N member 1 isoform X13 is translated as MGNSHCVPQAPRRLRASFSRKPSLKGNREDGARKLVGLFGTETRPDGDATADNIFHYIPGTNIPSLESQPEDLEQPFLRVFKAGQWRAPVRSLGAVVHYTKVQLRFQHSQDISDCFLELFPSHLYFQAHGSEGLTFQGLLPLVELSVSRLEGSREHAFQIKGPLPAPLLVLCPSQAELDRWLYHLEKQIALVGGVPRCPPAPPQRRLTPLRTASGLQVAGTAICASRVKLQHLPSQEQRDGLLVLYPASLAIFSEEADGLCFKGELPLSAIHINLEEREKQIRSFLIEGRLINTIRVVCASYEDYGHWLLCLQTVCRGDGASPPPGPESFPGLQAPPQAVGGGRGSLSSDGRTSWDSGCPAPGSNRTSHSTPESTRGCPARPAPEQGSPGCPSVGGHKAKLRRAGSNRSPRSKAQGEGPGPATPLHLDLTKLRLEDGPEAADHSLETPHSPLYADPYTPPATSHRRVTDVQDLDKFLSATQSSLGPEPSRPFPLVPVSVPVSEPSSGLSGPHLLSEKGVPQARASQRHRGSIKGRGSRPPGSPQLVSPAREVAPEPPPPPPDGCPPRSYDNVWDKALSPSHQRWPRGAPQAEGGLVQWI
- the PLEKHN1 gene encoding pleckstrin homology domain-containing family N member 1 isoform X10; this encodes MGNSHCVPQAPRRLRASFSRKPSLKGNREDGARKLVGLFGTETRPDGDATADNIFHYIPGTNIPSLESQPEDLEQPFLRVFKAGQWRAPVRSLGAVVHYTKVQLRFQHSQDISDCFLELFPSHLYFQAHGSEGLTFQGLLPLVELSVSRLEGSREHAFQIKGPLPAPLLVLCPSQAELDRWLYHLEKQIALVGGVPRCPPAPPQVSAGNPTPLPIPTLLFLPLTPFYQGPPENQLPWTLQRRLTPLRTASGLQVAGTAICASRVKLQHLPSQEQRDGLLVLYPASLAIFSEEADGLCFKGELPLSAIHINLEEREKQIRSFLIEGRLINTIRVVCASYEDYGHWLLCLQTVCRGDGASPPPGPESFPGLQAPPQAVGGGRGSLSSDGRTSWDSGCPAPGSNRTSHSTPESTRGCPARPAPEQGSPGCPSVGGHKAKLRRAGSNRSPRSKAQGEGPGPATPLHLDLTKLRLEDGPEAADHSLETPHSPLYADPYTPPATSHRRVTDVQDLDKVSPAREVAPEPPPPPPDGCPPRSYDNVWDKALSPSHQRWPRGAPQAEGGLVQWI
- the PLEKHN1 gene encoding pleckstrin homology domain-containing family N member 1 isoform X12; this encodes MGNSHCVPQAPRRLRASFSRKPSLKGNREDGARKLVGLFGTETRPDGDATADNIFHYIPGTNIPSLESQPEDLEQPFLRVFKAGQWRAPVRSLGAVVHYTKVQLRFQHSQDISDCFLELFPSHLYFQAHGSEGLTFQGLLPLVELSVSRLEGSREHAFQIKGPLPAPLLVLCPSQAELDRWLYHLEKQIALVGGVPRCPPAPPQGPPENQLPWTLQRRLTPLRTASGLQVAGTAICASRVKLQHLPSQEQRDGLLVLYPASLAIFSEEADGLCFKGELPLSAIHINLEEREKQIRSFLIEGRLINTIRVVCASYEDYGHWLLCLQTVCRGDGASPPPGPESFPGLQAPPQAVGGGRGSLSSDGRTSWDSGCPAPGSNRTSHSTPESTRGCPARPAPEQGSPGCPSVGGHKAKLRRAGSNRSPRSKAQGEGPGPATPLHLDLTKLRLEDGPEAADHSLETPHSPLYADPYTPPATSHRRVTDVQDLDKFLSATQSSLGPEPSRPFPLVPVSVPVSEPSSGLSGPHLLSEKGVPQARASQRHRGSIKGRGSRPPGSPQLVSPAREVAPEPPPPPPDGCPPRSYDNVWDKALSPSHQRWPRGAPQAEGGLVQWI
- the PLEKHN1 gene encoding pleckstrin homology domain-containing family N member 1 isoform X1 gives rise to the protein MGNSHCVPQAPRRLRASFSRKPSLKGNREDGARKLVGLFGTETRPDGDATADNIFHYIPGTNIPSLESQPEDLEQPFLRVFKAGQWRAPVRSLGAVVHYTKVQLRFQHSQDISDCFLELFPSHLYFQAHGSEGLTFQGLLPLVELSVSRLEGSREHAFQIKGPLPAPLLVLCPSQAELDRWLYHLEKQIALVGGVPRCPPAPPQVSAGNPTPLPIPTLLFLPLTPFYQGPPENQLPWTLQRRLTPLRTASGLQVAGTAICASRVKLQHLPSQEQRDGLLVLYPASLAIFSEEADGLCFKGELPLSAIHINLEEREKQIRSFLIEGRLINTIRVVCASYEDYGHWLLCLQTVCRGDGASPPPGPESFPGLQAPPQAVGGGRGSLSSDGRTSWDSGCPAPGSNRTSHSTPESTRGCPARPAPEQGSPGCPSVGGHKAKLRRAGSNRSPRSKAQGEGPGPATPLHLDLTKLRLEDGPEAADHSLETPHSPLYADPYTPPATSHRRVTDVQDLDKFLSATQSSLGPEPSRPFPLVPVSVPVSEPSSGLSGPHLLSEKGVPQARASQRHRGSIKGRGSRPPGSPQLTAAPQEATTMSGTKLCHLPTSGGLEEHLRLKAGSSSGSDGHQEAASRDHLPASSLQEGLKQDLGLFSGATGTQYGVRV